Proteins encoded within one genomic window of [Enterobacter] lignolyticus SCF1:
- the dsbA gene encoding thiol:disulfide interchange protein DsbA → MKKIWLALAGMILAFSASAAQITDGKEYTTLDKPVAGEPQVLEFFSFYCPHCYQFEEVLHVSDTVKKKLPEGTKMTKYHVEFLGPLGKDLTQAWAVAMALGVEDQITAPMFEAVQKTQTVQTVADIRQVFVNAGVKGEDYDAAWNSFVVKSLVAQQEKAAADLQLQGVPAMFVNGKYQLNPQGMDTSNMDAFVQQYADTVKQLVEKK, encoded by the coding sequence ATGAAGAAAATTTGGCTGGCGCTGGCAGGAATGATTCTGGCATTCAGCGCATCGGCTGCGCAGATCACCGATGGTAAGGAATATACCACCCTTGATAAGCCGGTTGCCGGTGAACCACAGGTGCTTGAGTTCTTCTCATTTTATTGCCCGCACTGCTACCAGTTTGAGGAAGTGCTGCACGTTTCCGATACGGTGAAGAAAAAGCTGCCGGAAGGCACCAAAATGACCAAATACCACGTGGAGTTCCTGGGACCGTTGGGTAAAGACCTGACTCAGGCCTGGGCAGTGGCAATGGCGCTGGGCGTGGAAGACCAGATCACGGCGCCGATGTTTGAAGCTGTGCAGAAAACACAAACCGTTCAGACCGTTGCCGATATTCGCCAGGTCTTTGTTAACGCCGGCGTGAAAGGTGAAGACTACGACGCGGCCTGGAACAGTTTCGTAGTGAAATCGCTGGTCGCGCAGCAGGAAAAAGCGGCAGCCGATCTGCAGCTGCAGGGCGTGCCGGCCATGTTTGTTAACGGTAAATACCAGCTGAACCCGCAGGGTATGGACACCAGCAACATGGACGCTTTCGTTCAGCAATATGCTGATACCGTGAAGCAACTGGTTGAGAAAAAATAA
- the hemN gene encoding oxygen-independent coproporphyrinogen III oxidase → MSEQLIDWDLALIQKYNYSGPRYTSYPTALEFSPDFGDAAFQLAVSRYPERSLSLYVHIPFCHKLCYFCGCNKIVTRQQHKADRYLDVLEQEILHRAPLFNGRHVSQLHWGGGTPTYLNKAQISRLMRLLRENFHFRDDAEISIEVDPREIELDVLDCLRQEGFNRLSMGVQDFNKEVQRLVNREQDEDFIFALLNHAREIGFTSTNIDLIYGLPKQTPESFAFTLSRVAELNPDRLSVFNYAHLPTLFAAQRKIKDADLPSAQQKLDILQETIASLTHAGYQFIGMDHFARPDDELAVAQRQGVLHRNFQGYTTQGDTDLLGLGVSAISMIGDSYAQNQKELKLYYQQVEDTGNALWRGIALTRDDCIRRDVIKALICNFRLNVTAVEAQWGLTFADYFAEDLKLLAPLAKDGLVDVDEKGIQVTAKGRLLIRNICMCFDAYLRQKARMQQFSRVI, encoded by the coding sequence ATGTCTGAGCAGCTAATCGACTGGGATTTGGCCCTAATCCAGAAATATAACTATTCCGGGCCGCGCTATACCTCATACCCCACCGCGCTGGAGTTTTCGCCAGACTTTGGCGACGCGGCGTTCCAGCTGGCGGTCTCCCGCTATCCTGAACGATCGCTGTCGTTATATGTCCATATCCCGTTTTGCCACAAGCTCTGCTACTTCTGCGGCTGCAATAAAATCGTGACCCGCCAGCAGCATAAAGCCGATCGGTATCTGGACGTGCTGGAGCAGGAGATTCTGCACCGCGCACCGCTGTTTAATGGCCGCCACGTCAGCCAGCTGCACTGGGGCGGCGGTACGCCGACTTACCTGAATAAAGCGCAAATCAGCCGCCTGATGCGGCTGCTGCGCGAGAATTTCCACTTCCGCGATGACGCGGAGATCTCCATTGAGGTCGATCCGCGCGAAATCGAGCTGGACGTGCTCGATTGCCTGCGTCAGGAAGGTTTCAACCGTTTAAGCATGGGCGTGCAGGACTTCAACAAAGAGGTTCAGCGCCTGGTGAACCGCGAGCAGGATGAGGACTTTATCTTCGCCCTGCTGAACCACGCGCGGGAGATTGGCTTTACTTCGACCAACATCGACCTGATTTACGGCCTGCCGAAGCAAACGCCGGAAAGCTTTGCCTTTACCTTAAGCCGCGTCGCCGAGCTGAACCCGGATCGCCTGAGCGTGTTCAACTATGCGCATCTGCCAACGCTGTTTGCCGCGCAGCGTAAAATCAAAGATGCGGACCTGCCGTCCGCGCAGCAAAAGCTGGATATCCTGCAGGAGACCATCGCCTCTCTGACGCACGCGGGCTATCAGTTTATCGGGATGGATCACTTCGCGCGCCCGGATGACGAACTGGCGGTAGCGCAACGACAGGGCGTACTGCATCGTAATTTCCAGGGGTATACCACCCAGGGGGATACCGATCTGCTTGGCCTTGGCGTCTCCGCCATCAGCATGATTGGCGACAGCTATGCGCAGAACCAGAAAGAGCTGAAGCTGTACTATCAGCAGGTGGAAGACACCGGCAATGCGCTGTGGCGCGGCATTGCGCTTACCCGCGATGACTGCATTCGTCGCGATGTGATTAAGGCGCTTATCTGCAACTTCCGCCTCAATGTCACGGCCGTCGAAGCGCAGTGGGGTCTGACGTTTGCGGACTATTTTGCTGAAGACCTGAAGCTGCTGGCGCCGCTGGCGAAGGACGGGCTGGTGGACGTTGACGAGAAAGGGATTCAGGTGACGGCGAAAGGGCGGCTGCTCATTCGCAACATTTGTATGTGCTTTGACGCCTATCTGCGCCAGAAAGCGCGAATGCAGCAGTTCTCTCGCGTCATCTAG
- the polA gene encoding DNA polymerase I, translated as MVQIQENPLILVDGSSYLYRAYHAFPPLTNSAGEPTGAMYGVLNMLRSLILQYQPTHAAVVFDAKGKTFRDELFEHYKSHRPPMPDDLRAQIEPLHAMVRAMGLPLLAVSGVEADDVIGTLAREAEKVGRPVLISTGDKDMAQLVTPGITLINTMTNTVLGPDEVVTKYGVPPELIIDFLALMGDSSDNIPGVPGVGEKTAQALLQGLGGLDVLYAQPEKIAELSFRGAKTMAAKLEQNKEVAYLSYQLATIKTDVALEQSCEQLEVQPPAADTLVELFKKYEFKRWTTDVESGKWLQAKGGKPAAKPVAAPVVEEDAEEVVSALSAEHYVTVLDEETLKSWIEKLKKAPLFAFDTETDSLDNHSANMVGLSFACEPGVAAYVPVAHDYIGAPEQISRERALELLKPLLEDEKALKVGQNLKYDRGILANYGIELRGIAWDTMLESYTLDSVAGRHDMDSLSERWLKHKTITFEEIAGKGKNQLTFNQIDLEQAGRYAAEDADVTLQLHLKMWPKLQKREGPLNVFRNIEMPLVPVLSRIERNGVKIDPQVLQKHSEEITLRLAELEQKAHDIAGEPFNLSSTKQLQTILFEKQGIKPLKKTPGGAPSTSEEVLEELALDYPLPKVILEYRGLAKLKSTYTDKLPLMINPKTGRVHTSYHQAVTATGRLSSTDPNLQNIPVRNEEGRRIRQAFIAPEDYLIVSADYSQIELRIMAHLSRDKGLLKAFAEGKDIHRATAAEVFGLPLESVSAEQRRSAKAINFGLIYGMSAFGLSRQLNIPRKESQKYMDLYFERYPGVLEYMERTRAQAKEQGYVETLEGRRLYLPDIKSSNAARRAAAERAAINAPMQGTAADIIKRAMIAVDAWLQEEQPRVRMIMQVHDELVFEVHKDALDAVSKKIHELMESSMALDVPLLVEVGSGDNWDQAH; from the coding sequence ATGGTTCAGATCCAAGAAAATCCCCTCATCCTGGTTGATGGCTCCTCCTATCTCTACCGCGCGTATCACGCGTTTCCTCCGCTGACCAACAGCGCCGGGGAACCGACGGGAGCGATGTACGGCGTGTTGAATATGCTGCGCAGCCTCATCCTGCAGTATCAGCCTACCCATGCGGCGGTAGTGTTTGATGCCAAGGGGAAAACCTTCCGTGATGAACTGTTTGAACATTACAAATCCCACCGTCCTCCGATGCCGGACGATCTTCGCGCGCAGATTGAACCGCTGCACGCGATGGTCAGAGCGATGGGGCTACCGCTGCTGGCCGTTTCCGGCGTGGAAGCGGACGACGTTATCGGTACGCTGGCGCGGGAAGCGGAAAAGGTCGGCCGCCCGGTGCTTATCAGCACGGGCGATAAAGACATGGCGCAGCTGGTGACGCCGGGTATTACCCTGATTAACACCATGACCAACACCGTGCTTGGGCCGGATGAGGTGGTGACCAAATACGGCGTACCGCCGGAGCTTATCATCGATTTCCTCGCACTGATGGGCGACTCGTCGGACAACATTCCTGGCGTGCCTGGCGTCGGTGAGAAAACGGCGCAGGCGCTGCTGCAGGGGCTTGGCGGTCTTGATGTTCTGTATGCGCAGCCGGAGAAAATCGCTGAGCTGAGCTTCCGCGGCGCGAAAACGATGGCCGCGAAGCTTGAGCAAAACAAAGAGGTCGCCTACCTCTCCTACCAGCTCGCCACCATCAAAACCGATGTTGCTCTGGAGCAGAGCTGCGAGCAGCTTGAAGTGCAGCCGCCAGCCGCCGACACGCTGGTGGAGCTGTTTAAAAAGTATGAGTTTAAGCGCTGGACGACGGACGTTGAGAGCGGTAAATGGCTGCAGGCGAAAGGCGGCAAACCCGCGGCGAAACCTGTGGCCGCGCCGGTTGTGGAAGAAGACGCGGAAGAGGTCGTTTCCGCGCTGTCGGCGGAGCACTACGTCACCGTTCTCGATGAGGAGACGCTGAAAAGCTGGATCGAGAAGCTGAAAAAGGCGCCGCTGTTTGCGTTTGATACGGAAACGGATAGCCTCGACAACCACTCCGCCAACATGGTGGGGCTGTCGTTCGCCTGCGAGCCGGGCGTTGCGGCCTACGTGCCTGTCGCGCATGACTATATCGGCGCGCCGGAGCAAATTTCCCGTGAGCGGGCGCTGGAGCTGCTTAAGCCCCTGCTGGAAGATGAAAAGGCGCTGAAGGTCGGGCAAAACCTGAAGTATGATCGCGGTATCCTGGCGAATTACGGTATTGAGCTGCGCGGGATTGCCTGGGACACCATGCTGGAGTCCTATACGCTGGATAGCGTCGCCGGTCGTCATGACATGGACAGCCTTTCCGAGCGCTGGCTGAAGCATAAAACCATCACCTTCGAAGAGATTGCCGGTAAGGGTAAGAACCAGCTGACCTTCAACCAAATCGATCTTGAGCAGGCCGGGCGCTATGCGGCGGAAGATGCCGACGTCACTCTGCAGCTGCATCTGAAGATGTGGCCGAAGCTGCAAAAGCGCGAAGGTCCTCTCAACGTTTTCCGCAATATCGAAATGCCGCTGGTGCCGGTGCTCTCCCGTATCGAACGTAACGGCGTGAAAATCGATCCGCAGGTGCTGCAAAAGCACTCGGAGGAGATTACCCTGCGCCTGGCGGAGCTTGAGCAAAAAGCGCATGACATTGCCGGCGAGCCGTTTAACCTCTCGTCGACCAAGCAGCTGCAGACCATTCTCTTTGAGAAGCAGGGGATTAAACCGCTGAAGAAAACCCCTGGCGGCGCGCCGTCGACGTCGGAAGAGGTGCTGGAAGAGCTGGCGCTGGACTACCCGCTGCCAAAAGTCATTCTGGAGTATCGCGGGCTGGCGAAGCTGAAATCGACCTACACCGATAAGCTGCCGCTGATGATTAACCCGAAAACCGGCCGTGTACATACGTCTTATCACCAGGCGGTTACCGCAACGGGACGTCTGTCGTCGACCGACCCGAACCTGCAGAACATTCCGGTTCGCAATGAAGAAGGGCGCCGCATCCGCCAGGCGTTTATCGCTCCGGAAGACTATCTCATCGTTTCTGCGGACTACTCGCAAATTGAACTGCGCATCATGGCGCATCTGTCACGCGACAAAGGGCTGCTGAAGGCGTTTGCGGAAGGCAAAGATATCCACCGCGCGACGGCGGCGGAAGTGTTTGGGCTACCGCTGGAAAGCGTTTCCGCGGAACAGCGCCGCAGCGCGAAAGCGATAAACTTCGGTTTGATCTACGGCATGAGCGCGTTTGGCTTGTCCCGCCAGCTCAATATTCCACGCAAAGAGTCGCAGAAATACATGGATCTCTACTTCGAGCGCTATCCTGGCGTGCTGGAGTATATGGAGCGCACCCGGGCGCAGGCAAAAGAGCAGGGGTATGTCGAGACGCTCGAGGGCCGTCGCCTGTACCTGCCGGATATCAAGTCCAGCAACGCCGCGCGCCGCGCCGCGGCAGAGCGTGCTGCGATTAACGCGCCGATGCAGGGTACCGCCGCAGATATCATTAAGCGGGCGATGATCGCCGTTGATGCCTGGCTGCAAGAGGAGCAGCCGCGCGTGCGGATGATCATGCAGGTACACGATGAACTGGTGTTCGAAGTGCATAAGGACGCGCTGGACGCGGTCTCGAAAAAGATCCATGAGCTGATGGAAAGCAGCATGGCGCTTGACGTGCCGTTGCTGGTGGAAGTGGGGAGCGGTGATAACTGGGATCAAGCGCACTAA
- the yihA gene encoding ribosome biogenesis GTP-binding protein YihA/YsxC: MTNWNYQQTHFVTSAPDIRHLPADSGIEVAFAGRSNAGKSSALNTLTNQKSLARTSKTPGRTQLINLFEVADGKRLVDLPGYGYAEVPEEMKRKWQRALGEYLEKRLCLKGLVVLMDIRHPLKDLDQQMIEWAVDSGIQVLVLLTKADKLASGARKAQLNMVREAATAFNGDVQVEAFSSLKKQGVDKLREKLDTWFSEIPPQEEAEA, translated from the coding sequence TTGACTAACTGGAATTACCAACAGACGCATTTTGTCACCAGTGCGCCTGATATTCGCCACTTGCCTGCCGACAGCGGTATTGAAGTGGCGTTCGCCGGCCGCTCCAACGCAGGAAAATCCAGCGCGCTGAATACGCTGACCAACCAGAAAAGCCTGGCGCGCACCTCAAAAACGCCGGGCCGTACTCAGCTCATTAACCTGTTTGAAGTCGCCGACGGTAAGCGTCTTGTCGACCTCCCGGGCTATGGCTACGCGGAAGTGCCGGAAGAAATGAAGCGCAAATGGCAGCGCGCGCTGGGCGAATACCTGGAAAAACGCCTGTGCCTGAAGGGCCTGGTGGTATTAATGGACATTCGCCATCCGCTGAAGGACCTCGATCAGCAGATGATCGAATGGGCCGTCGACAGCGGTATTCAGGTACTGGTTCTGCTGACCAAAGCCGATAAGCTCGCCAGCGGCGCGCGTAAAGCCCAGCTGAATATGGTGCGTGAAGCCGCCACCGCGTTTAACGGCGATGTGCAGGTTGAAGCGTTTTCATCGCTGAAGAAGCAGGGTGTGGATAAGCTGCGCGAGAAGCTGGATACGTGGTTCAGCGAGATCCCTCCGCAGGAAGAGGCGGAAGCATAA
- a CDS encoding YshB family small membrane protein has protein sequence MLESLMNAVSSGAVDSATPHTAIAAVLCAALVGLFS, from the coding sequence ATGCTGGAATCATTAATGAATGCAGTATCAAGCGGTGCGGTCGACAGCGCGACACCGCATACGGCCATCGCAGCGGTGCTGTGCGCCGCGCTGGTCGGCTTATTTAGCTAA
- the glnG gene encoding nitrogen regulation protein NR(I) gives MQRGIVWIVDDDSSIRWVLERALSGAGLSCTTFENGNEVLDALASKTPDVLLSDIRMPGMDGLALLKQIKQRHPMLPVIIMTAHSDLDAAVSAYQQGAFDYLPKPFDIDEAVALVERAISHYQEQQQPRNVPVNGPTTDIIGEAPTMQDVFRIIGRLSRSSISVLINGESGTGKELVAHALHRHSPRAKAPFIALNMAAIPKDLIESELFGHEKGAFTGANTIRQGRFEQADGGTLFLDEIGDMPLDVQTRLLRVLADGQFYRVGGYAPVKVDVRIIAATHQNLEQRVQEGKFREDLFHRLNVIRVHLPPLRERREDIPRLARHFLQIAARELGVEAKLLHPETEAALTRLAWPGNVRQLENTCRWLTVMAAGQEVLIQDLPAELFENTAPDSPTNALPDSWATLLAQWADRALRSGHQNLLSEAQPEMERTLLTTALRHTQGHKQEAARLLGWGRNTLTRKLKELGME, from the coding sequence ATGCAACGAGGGATAGTCTGGATCGTTGATGACGACAGCTCCATTCGCTGGGTGCTTGAACGCGCCCTCTCCGGTGCCGGCCTAAGCTGTACAACCTTTGAAAACGGCAACGAGGTCCTTGATGCGCTGGCCAGCAAAACGCCGGACGTACTGCTGTCGGACATTCGTATGCCGGGGATGGACGGCCTGGCCCTGCTGAAGCAGATCAAACAGCGCCATCCGATGCTGCCGGTCATCATAATGACCGCCCATTCGGATCTCGACGCGGCGGTGAGCGCCTACCAGCAGGGCGCGTTTGATTACCTGCCAAAACCGTTCGATATCGACGAAGCCGTGGCGCTGGTCGAACGCGCCATCAGCCACTATCAGGAACAGCAGCAGCCGCGCAACGTGCCGGTAAACGGCCCGACGACCGATATCATCGGCGAAGCGCCGACCATGCAGGACGTCTTTCGGATCATCGGCCGCCTGTCGCGCTCGTCCATCAGCGTGCTGATCAACGGCGAGTCAGGGACGGGGAAAGAGCTGGTCGCCCACGCGCTGCATCGCCATAGCCCGCGCGCCAAAGCGCCGTTTATCGCGCTGAATATGGCGGCCATCCCCAAAGACTTGATTGAATCAGAGCTGTTTGGCCATGAGAAAGGCGCATTTACCGGGGCGAACACCATTCGTCAGGGGCGCTTCGAACAGGCCGACGGCGGCACGCTGTTTCTCGATGAAATTGGCGACATGCCGCTGGATGTGCAGACGCGTCTGCTGCGCGTGCTGGCCGACGGCCAGTTTTACCGCGTCGGCGGCTATGCGCCGGTGAAGGTGGATGTGCGTATTATCGCGGCGACCCACCAGAACCTGGAGCAGCGGGTTCAGGAAGGGAAGTTCCGCGAGGACCTGTTCCATCGCCTGAACGTGATCCGCGTGCATCTGCCGCCGCTGCGCGAGCGTCGGGAGGATATTCCCCGCCTGGCGCGCCATTTCCTGCAAATCGCCGCCCGCGAGCTGGGCGTTGAAGCCAAGCTGCTGCATCCGGAAACCGAAGCGGCGCTCACGCGCCTCGCATGGCCGGGCAACGTGCGGCAGCTGGAAAATACCTGCCGCTGGTTAACGGTGATGGCCGCAGGCCAGGAGGTGCTGATTCAGGATCTGCCCGCCGAGCTGTTTGAAAACACCGCGCCAGACAGCCCGACGAACGCGCTGCCGGACAGCTGGGCCACGCTGCTGGCGCAGTGGGCTGACCGGGCGCTGCGTTCCGGTCATCAAAACCTGCTCTCGGAGGCGCAACCGGAGATGGAGCGTACGCTGTTGACGACGGCCCTGCGCCATACCCAGGGCCATAAACAGGAAGCGGCTCGTCTGCTGGGCTGGGGTCGCAACACCCTGACGCGTAAGCTTAAAGAGCTGGGAATGGAGTAA
- the yihI gene encoding Der GTPase-activating protein YihI, producing the protein MKKPTSAPRSKAPGKARRKTREELNQEGRDRKRQKKHRGHQPGSRANGDVAGAGNKQGQKKDPRIGSKTPIPLGVTDSPVTRPQKPKSEKPMLSPQAELELLENDERLDALLERLEEGEALSAEDQSWVDAKLDRIDELMQQLGLSYDDDEDDEEENARQDDLMRLLKGGN; encoded by the coding sequence ATGAAAAAACCAACATCCGCACCACGCAGCAAGGCCCCTGGCAAAGCTCGCCGTAAGACGCGTGAAGAGCTGAACCAGGAAGGGCGCGACCGCAAGCGTCAGAAAAAGCACCGCGGTCATCAGCCAGGCAGCCGCGCGAACGGCGATGTGGCTGGCGCAGGTAATAAGCAGGGCCAGAAGAAAGATCCGCGTATTGGCAGCAAAACCCCTATTCCTCTGGGCGTCACTGACAGCCCGGTAACCAGGCCGCAAAAACCGAAGAGTGAGAAACCTATGCTTTCACCGCAGGCTGAACTGGAGTTGCTGGAGAATGATGAGCGCCTGGATGCGCTGCTGGAACGTCTGGAAGAGGGTGAAGCCCTCAGCGCAGAAGACCAATCCTGGGTTGACGCCAAACTCGACCGTATTGATGAGCTGATGCAGCAGCTGGGTCTTTCCTATGACGATGACGAAGACGACGAAGAAGAGAACGCGCGCCAGGACGATCTGATGCGGCTGCTGAAAGGCGGAAACTAA
- a CDS encoding serine/threonine protein kinase, giving the protein MNDKAFTFQTLHPDTIMDALFEQGIRVDSGLTPLNSYENRVWQFQDEDRRRFVVKFYRPQRWSAEQINEEHQFALELQADGVPVAAPVVFNNQTLLSHQGFFFAVFPSVGGRQFEPDNLDQMEWVGRYLGRLHQTGRKKNFVARPGIGVKEYLLEPRHVFENTSLIPSSLKGELLAAVDKLIDAVMGLWHNRFTPLRLHGDCHAGNILWRDGPLFVDLDDARNGPAVQDLWMLLHGDNAERRMQLDIILEAYEEFSTFDTAELAFIEPLRAMRMVYYLAWLIRRWDDPAFPVNFPWLAEEDSWRNQIKMFLEQARVLQEPPLQLTPMY; this is encoded by the coding sequence ATGAACGACAAGGCTTTTACTTTCCAGACATTACACCCGGATACCATCATGGATGCGCTGTTTGAGCAGGGGATCCGGGTGGATTCGGGGTTGACCCCGCTTAACAGCTATGAAAACCGCGTCTGGCAGTTTCAGGATGAAGACAGGCGTCGTTTCGTGGTGAAGTTCTACCGCCCACAGCGCTGGTCAGCCGAACAAATCAACGAAGAACACCAGTTCGCTCTTGAGCTGCAGGCGGATGGCGTACCTGTTGCCGCTCCCGTGGTTTTCAATAACCAGACGCTGCTCTCTCATCAGGGCTTCTTTTTCGCGGTCTTCCCAAGCGTCGGCGGTCGTCAGTTTGAGCCGGATAATCTCGATCAAATGGAGTGGGTGGGGCGCTACCTGGGCCGTCTGCATCAGACCGGGCGTAAAAAAAACTTTGTTGCGCGTCCGGGTATTGGGGTGAAGGAGTATCTGCTTGAACCTCGCCATGTGTTTGAAAACACATCGCTTATTCCATCATCCCTTAAAGGTGAGCTTCTTGCCGCAGTAGATAAACTGATCGACGCGGTGATGGGGCTGTGGCACAACCGCTTTACCCCTCTGCGTCTGCACGGTGACTGCCATGCCGGGAATATTCTGTGGCGTGACGGTCCGCTGTTTGTCGATCTGGACGACGCGCGTAACGGTCCGGCGGTTCAGGATCTGTGGATGTTGCTGCATGGCGATAACGCCGAGCGCCGCATGCAGCTCGATATCATTCTTGAAGCCTATGAAGAGTTCAGTACCTTCGACACCGCTGAGCTAGCCTTCATCGAACCGTTGCGCGCCATGCGGATGGTGTATTACCTGGCGTGGTTAATCCGCCGTTGGGATGACCCTGCGTTTCCGGTGAACTTCCCCTGGCTTGCCGAGGAAGATAGCTGGCGCAACCAAATAAAAATGTTTTTGGAACAAGCACGGGTTCTTCAGGAACCTCCGTTACAATTAACGCCAATGTATTAA
- the glnL gene encoding nitrogen regulation protein NR(II), whose protein sequence is MATGVLPDAGQILNALINSILLVDDDLAVHYANPAAQQLLAQSSRKLFGSPLPELLSYFSLNIGLMHESLHAGQGFTDNEVTLVIDGRSHILSVTAQRLPDGLILLEMAPMDNQRRLSQEQLQHAQQVAARDLVRGLAHEIKNPLGGLRGAAQLLSKALPDPSLMEYTNVIIEQADRLRNLVDRLLGPQHPGMHVSESIHKVAERVVKLVSMELPANVTLVRDYDPSLPELPHDPDQIEQVLLNIVRNALQALGPDGGEIILRTRTAFQLTLHGVRYRLAARIDVEDNGPGIPPHLQDTLFYPMVSGREGGTGLGLSIARSLIDQHSGKIEFTSWPGHTEFSVYLPIRK, encoded by the coding sequence ATGGCAACAGGCGTGCTGCCCGATGCTGGGCAGATCCTTAACGCGTTAATCAACAGCATCTTACTGGTCGATGATGACCTGGCGGTGCATTACGCCAACCCGGCCGCCCAGCAGCTGCTGGCGCAAAGTTCACGAAAACTTTTCGGCTCCCCGCTGCCGGAGCTGCTGAGCTACTTCTCGCTGAACATCGGCCTGATGCATGAAAGCCTGCACGCCGGCCAGGGCTTCACCGATAACGAAGTAACGCTGGTTATCGACGGCCGCTCGCACATTCTTTCCGTGACCGCACAGCGCCTGCCCGACGGCCTGATCCTGCTTGAAATGGCGCCAATGGATAACCAGCGCCGTCTGAGCCAGGAGCAGCTTCAGCACGCCCAGCAGGTCGCGGCGCGCGATCTGGTGCGCGGTCTGGCGCATGAAATTAAAAATCCCCTTGGCGGCCTTCGCGGCGCGGCGCAGCTGCTGAGTAAAGCGCTGCCCGACCCATCGCTGATGGAATACACCAACGTCATCATCGAGCAGGCTGACCGCCTGCGCAATCTGGTCGACCGGCTCCTCGGCCCGCAGCATCCGGGTATGCACGTCAGCGAGAGCATTCACAAAGTGGCGGAGCGGGTGGTCAAACTGGTCTCCATGGAGCTGCCGGCTAACGTCACCCTGGTACGGGATTACGATCCCAGCCTGCCGGAGCTGCCCCACGACCCGGATCAGATTGAGCAGGTGCTGCTGAACATCGTGCGCAACGCGCTGCAGGCGCTTGGCCCCGACGGCGGTGAAATCATCCTGCGTACCCGTACCGCCTTTCAGCTTACGCTGCACGGCGTGCGCTACCGCCTTGCCGCCCGCATCGACGTTGAAGACAACGGGCCGGGCATTCCGCCGCATCTCCAGGATACGCTGTTTTATCCGATGGTCAGCGGACGCGAAGGCGGCACCGGGCTGGGGTTGTCTATCGCCCGCAGCTTAATCGATCAACACTCCGGCAAAATTGAATTTACCAGTTGGCCGGGTCATACCGAGTTTTCGGTTTACCTGCCCATTCGGAAATAG
- a CDS encoding acyltransferase yields MSRLLAAITLLLSIALTIVVTVICSVPIIIAGIIKLLLPVPAVWRSISVFCNLMMYCWCAGLAVLLRLNPRLQWDVEGLEGLNKKNWYLLICNHHSWADIVVLCVLFRKHIPMNKYFLKQQLAWVPFIGLACWALDMPFMRRYSRGYLIRHPERRGKDVETTRRSCEKFRAHPTTIVNFVEGSRFTEEKRRQTRSPFKNLLPPKAAGIAMALNVLGTQFDKLLDVTLCYPENDKTPFYDMLSGKLTRIVVRINLVSVNDELHGDYVNDKNFKRGFQQWLNVLWNDKDVLIEDIKAGRAAEKKRA; encoded by the coding sequence ATGTCGAGATTGCTCGCTGCGATAACGCTTCTGCTGAGTATCGCTCTTACCATTGTAGTCACCGTGATCTGTTCGGTGCCGATTATTATCGCCGGGATCATTAAGCTGCTGCTGCCCGTTCCTGCGGTCTGGCGCTCAATCTCCGTCTTCTGCAATCTGATGATGTACTGCTGGTGCGCCGGGCTTGCGGTACTGCTGCGCCTGAACCCGCGGCTACAGTGGGATGTTGAAGGGCTGGAAGGACTCAATAAAAAGAACTGGTACCTGCTGATATGCAACCATCACAGCTGGGCAGACATCGTGGTGCTGTGCGTACTGTTCCGTAAACATATCCCAATGAATAAGTACTTTCTGAAGCAACAGCTTGCCTGGGTGCCTTTCATCGGCCTGGCATGTTGGGCGCTGGATATGCCGTTTATGCGCCGCTATTCCCGCGGCTACCTTATCCGCCACCCGGAACGTCGCGGAAAAGATGTCGAAACCACCCGTCGCTCCTGCGAGAAGTTTCGCGCGCATCCGACGACTATCGTTAACTTTGTCGAAGGCTCCCGCTTTACCGAAGAAAAGCGCCGCCAGACGCGTTCCCCGTTCAAAAACCTGCTGCCGCCAAAAGCGGCGGGTATTGCGATGGCGCTAAACGTGCTGGGTACCCAGTTCGATAAGCTGCTGGACGTCACGCTGTGCTACCCGGAAAACGACAAGACTCCGTTTTATGACATGCTGAGCGGTAAACTGACGCGCATTGTGGTGCGCATCAACCTGGTGTCCGTCAACGATGAGCTGCACGGCGATTACGTCAACGATAAGAACTTTAAGCGCGGATTCCAGCAGTGGCTGAACGTCCTGTGGAACGATAAAGATGTGCTGATTGAAGACATTAAAGCGGGACGGGCGGCGGAGAAAAAGCGAGCCTGA